From Primulina huaijiensis isolate GDHJ02 chromosome 15, ASM1229523v2, whole genome shotgun sequence, one genomic window encodes:
- the LOC140959304 gene encoding uncharacterized protein encodes MIPSCDVICPTSVVRACPIQVNEETLFADLIVIPMIEFDVILGMDWLSSYRAVIDCVEKTVRFPKEEGYIRVFKRSGTSLDTSFISCLKVNKMLVKGCQGFLASVTDSLHRALGTKLAFSTAYHPQSDGQSKRVIQILEDMLRACIIDFPGSWDLKLPLVEFTYNIGYQSSIGMAPYEALYGRXGKLSPRFIGPFKILDRICERAYRLALPLDLDRVHNVFHVSMLRKYVSNPTHVLRHEPLDLMPNLSYRERPVQILDRKVKVLRNKEIAIVKVLWSNHVIEKATWEPKEEMKQHYPYLFTS; translated from the exons ATGATTCCTTCGTGTGATGTGATTTGTCCAACAAgtgtggttagagcttgtcctATTCAAGTGAACGAGGAAACATTATTTGCTGATTTGATTGTGATTCCTATGATAGAGTTTGATGTGattttgggtatggattggctatcatcgTATCGTGCAGTAATAGATTGTGTTGAAAAGACGGTGCGATTTCCGAAAGAAGAAGGTTATATTAGGGTCTTCAAGCGTTCAGGTACTTCTCTTGacacttcttttatttcttgcttGAAGGTGAATAAGATGTTGGTTAAGGGGTGTCAGGGTTTTCTGGCGTCAGTCACGGAT agtttgcatagagCTTTGGGTACAAAATTGGCCTTCAGCAcagcttatcatcctcagagtgacGGACAATCAAAACGAGTTATTCAAATTCTTGAGGACATGTTAAGGGCCTGTATTATTGATTTTCCTGGAAGTTGGGATTTGAAGCTGCCTCTTGTGGAATTCACATATAATATCGGCTACCAGTCctcgattggcatggcaccttatgaagctttgtatgggaGAANTGGAAAGTTAAGTCCTCGTTTTATTGGACCTTTCAAGATTCTTGACAGAATTTGCGAGCGAGCTTATCGATTGGCTTTGCCTCTGGATTTGGATAGGGTGCATAATGTATTTCATGTCTCAATGCTTCGTAAATATGTATCGAATCCAACTCATGTGCTACGTCACGAACCACTAGACTTAATGCCAAATTTGAGTTATCGTGAGCGACCGGTACAAATACTGGATCGAAAGGTTAAAGTGCTtagaaacaaagagattgcgATTGTAAAAGTGTTATGGAGTAATCATGTTATCGAAAAAGCAACATGGGAACCCAAGGAAGAGATGAAGCAACATTATCCTTACTTGTTTACGTCGTGA
- the LOC140959305 gene encoding uncharacterized protein: MPPERKAVEGEDCSSSRVVDEFSKLLKEQAKVHGEQIQQLLRFQNPVQGRGRGLVRQEPSSVRAYDMFKRMNPPEFVGSVDPLAAMEWVKAIEAIFDYLHFEDNDRVSCAVFLLTKTARIWWEATKVTVNVQTLQWNEFKELFYDKYFSTDVKTQKVKEFLELKQGNLNVNDYILKFEEGCLFVPFIASNDKDRGEYFMRGLRAEIRRDVRMSKAATYKEIVEKSLLAEQDEK; this comes from the coding sequence ATGCCACCTGAGAGGAAAGCTGTAGAGGGAGAAGATTGTTCCTCATCacgagttgtcgatgagtttaGTAAGTTGCTCAAGGAGCAAGCCAAAGTTCATGGAGAACAGATCCAACAGTTATTGAGATTTCAGAACCCAGTGCAAGGGAGAGGTAGAGGCCTTGTGAGACAGGAGCCCAGTTCAGTGAGAGCATATGACATgtttaaaagaatgaatccaCCCGAGTTCGTGGGAAGTGTGGATCCTCTTGCAGCTATGGAATGGGTTAAAGCTATTGAAGCAATCTTTGACTACCTGCACTTTGAAGATAATGATCGAGTTAGTTGTGCAGTGTTTCTTCTGACCAAgactgcacgcatttggtgggaGGCCACGAAGGTAACTGTTAATGTTCAAACCCTCCAATGGaatgagttcaaggagctattttatgacaaaTATTTCTCCACGGATGTCAAGACACAGAAAGTGAAGGAGTTCTTGGAACTAAAGCAGGGCAACTTGAATGTgaatgattatatattgaagttCGAAGAAGGATGCCTGTTCGTTCCTTTTATTGCTTCGAATGACAAAGATCGAGGGGAATACTTCATGAGAGGTTTGAGAGCCGAGATCAGGAGGGATGTCAGAATGTCTAAAGCTGCAACGTACAAAGAGATCGTGGAGAAATCTCTTTTAGCGGAACAGGACGAGAAATAG